The Apostichopus japonicus isolate 1M-3 chromosome 1, ASM3797524v1, whole genome shotgun sequence DNA segment GTGCTTTATTCAGTCGCAGACTACACAAAGGCTTTGTAGAACATTCGATAGTCCACGGATAGCTCACTGATGTCCACATGAGCCACACTAGGGTTCTCACCGGACGGTTCAAGTAGAACAGAGAAGGTTCTACAGAGGACACATAAATCTCACGGTGGGAAAAACGAAAAATTTGAGCAATCAATGTTGAAACTGATCAATACGTTCAATGTGTTCCTTAATGTCACTGACCTGTGAGCAAGGTATTCATTATTAACTTCACTGTGACttccattgagaaaattaaaattactaTTACGAAAGTATTaacatttaatataatattataactgACTTGTGTTCTTGTAAGGAAATTGCAAATGCACAGTCTTTATTCTAAGAACGGTCACCAAATtctaataacaataaaaatgtaGTCTTACCTTTGTTGAAAGCTAAAATAGTCACCACCACAAGCAGTAAATAACGCAAGAAATACTTCATGGTTGTTGGGAAGAgagttttaaattaaaaactaaCTGTGACTCTCAGAAAAGATATTATCTTTCCTTGCGTTCTCGCTGATGTAAAGTTAATGAAATTTTCAACCGGAACTTACGCTTTCCTTGTTCCAATAACCATCTTCCTATCTTGATATTATACAACCAATGGTCTGCAAACAAGACGTCTTAAATGTTGCGATTCCATCAATTTAACAACCTACTTACATTATTCAACTTTGGTTGAATCTCATTAGTAAGCTTGGAATATGTTACTAGCTGCAAAATCAATCGATCTAGGAATCTAAGAAGTCGCCATCATCCACGTGTTATTTTGGTATACTGAATATTATGTGCTAGGTTTGTTGAGAACcaattaaatattcattataaaTACACCATCGAGAAACGGACGTTTTAAATTAGAAGATTACTTCAAGAGATTCcgtttttaaaatttatgttGCCGTTATTATAATCATACTTCATTAGAACTATTATTAATAGTTTAACGCTTGACGTAACACTctagtttgtttacatttgttggGCTAATGGTACAGGCATGACTCATGGCCTGCTAGGCGCTGTCCTTTAAAATTGCTACTGGTCACCCATTAATTTTAGTAGACTTAAGATTTTCTGTCATTATTTCACTTTTCGATTTTCCGGTTCGCTGGCAGTGTCCATTCCTGAAAATCAGGTTAAATGACCCAAAAgctaatttatttttcattttatcatgTACTCTACTTGAAGTAATAGCTGCAGAGTAAACCTGTTTTTtggtatttaaagaaaaagagaTCATTTAAACTTGCAAGACTAAATCGGTGCATTGCTTCTTCACTGTTAAATCAACATAATTAATTTCTTACAAAAAGAGAATATTGTCTTTAGACGAATTGTTCTTGACAACAGACAACAGTTCCTCTAGTTATGTAATGAAATGTAATGAAACGAGTAGCTAAGTGGCAACTTGCAACTCGTTAGGTTAAGTAATTGCATTCGTCGTTTCTGAAAAAAATTATGACGTAATAAATCATCACGCATATCAAATGTTCATCACATTTGGAATGATACGAATTTTTGCCTAAAATACCGCTACAATCGATAcattaaaatttatttaaatcagttttaagaaaattaaacaaCGAATGTTTTACATGTATGATCGGAAATCCCGGATTTTCGCGAAAATCAACTATCGTTTTCACGAAAGAGTACTGTAAATGCAATAATGCATGCTTTGCATATCAGTCGGTCCATGGTCAGATCAACCGCTCTGGCTTCTATCTCTCTCCGGTGATGAAGATAAGGAGAAGTGGAATTTAATGTAAAGCGAACGAGGAGTACTAAAAATACATGCAAACCAAATAATTAAAAGCACTCAATATCAATAACGAATATTGGCCACAAATTTGTGCTTAGGATATTAGCAACGAGAAGTTGAAAACGGTAAGACCAAGACCCATCGATACACTCAATGAGATTCTCTCTCCACTACCAAGGGGAGCAATGACGACAAACGTTAAAATACAGAAAAGAGTTGATGGTATCACAAGTGTTTGGATGAAGTATGCTGGATTACGGTCCAAAAAGATGCATACCATCGCTGATGTTACATTTGCGAGCGGCAAATTTAACAGGTATTGGCAAAGTTTTGTTAAGGGTCGTATGGCCGGAGAGATCCCACTCAGCATTTCCAAGAGTGGAAGGAGATATTGGAGCTTTTGTAGATAAAACAAATTTTGTAGAGTGTTGATTTTAAGGAAAGAAAAGTAATGGGCACACTTGGGTGTCGAGTGGAAAATAGTGaattatgttaaaaaacaaggcaatatttagcctctgaagaagatcctgctaggatcgaaacgtcgggCCCTCTTACGTTTACACATTCTCTAACAAAGGCTCTaaagtggataagcagtttggaaaaagttttgatttatttttaacttAATCTGGAGTAATAATACCTCTACGTCTCACTCAATATGGAATGACGATAGATATTTTCAAATAACTTGATATGTTGTAAAGATACCTTTACATCTCACTGAATATGCCTTAGACACCCTCGATTCTACAAACACTGGCATTGAAACCGTACTGAAAACAGGAAGAATGTACTCTATCACAATCATAGAACAAACTTCAGTCCACTAAATATAGTAAAGTTTCTCCCAAGATTGGAGATATTTAGAATCAACTAAGGAGTAGATATTTAAcagatcaaaattttcaaatttaagctATGAGTAGGCTTATCatatattgaaataaatcatATGGATTTCTACCAGCTATTGGGCTATTCAACTAACAATTCAATCAGTGTCGTAGTGCAAGGTATTTTTGGTAGGGTTACCTTAAGTATCATATGTGATATTTTGACCAGGGAAATAACATTTAAGTACAGGCAATAAACTAATAGCTAAGACCAGCCATAAATAAATATGGATATACAGATTTACCTCAAACTCTCCTCCTGATGTGTTGCTATGGAAGCATTCCCATAGAAGTGTAGTTTTGCCGTAAAATAATCATTACGTTTGTTATAATTTAACTTCAATTAACCTCATTTACTGATTAGTAATACATGTCGTTAATTTAATAGTCCCTTGAATTTTGCGCACTTGTTTGGATTTAATTGTCACTTCTATATCACTATTTAATTGTTCCTTTTGGTTCACAAGAAAAGGAATGTGCCATTATTCAACAAATAATTGTATGACCTGTTCCTTGATGGTGCAGAACTTTAACTGTCTGTCTATTAGAAATATAGACTACATTTGAAATTATGAACATTCTCTGGTTCTTATTATATATAATCAATATTATATTTGGTTCGAATAAATAAAACGTTGGTGTTGTAACGACCTTCAAACTACATGATTAAATATACACGTTATTTAAAAGGACACCGGGGTCATCAGTTGCGGTGaaaccatccatcttcttcAGAAGCTGCATGTCAGTCAGCGTCTGAAgttcctgctaggatcgaaacatcaggcccacttacttttacacattctcttaaaCGGGCTCTTTAGTTAATAAGCAGTTTGCcccagtttttgttttgtttttaactttaacATTTGGTACCAAAGACTTTACGCGATTACAGACAACTAAAGAAGTTGATGAACAAAGTGTATAAcagattgaatatttatatatacgaGACATTGACGTAGTTACACAACCTATGTTTCTGTAATGATTGtgtaaaatcaataaatcatAACCAAGTAACATAATTATTAGTCAAAACATTGCAACGCTTACTAATAATGTGGTATATAAAATTATTTACTCATTTACTTAATATGTAAAACGGGAAACAGTGAGCAAGTAATGATATAGTAGGGAGAAATCAAAATTTATAACGTAAATTAAAGGAAAGAGGTTAAACTAAAAGCTCACAGAACACAACTATATTACTTTTAGTGAGACATATTATACTTGtgaaattttgatcatttttcttGGTGTCATCTTTTCTGATCTGAAACTCACTCTTGATACTAATATAAAGAGTTTGTGTAAGTTATGACATAAGATTAATGATTCCATCTATATCTCTGCTACATAATTGATGacaaattttactttaaaaatattgaaatatcacAACTCATTCACTCGGTAGCAAGAAACAATTTAGTTTATTAAGATTGTAACTTCAAGGCACAAAGACATTTTATACAGAAAATGAAAACCTACCTGAACTATTTCAATTCGTCTTATATATTTAAGCTTGTTATACCGGTATGTTGGATAAATTGgcattttctaaatattttattgacgtatttattaataatgtttCTCCCGCATAAAGACAAACATTTTACTAATTGTTGATGTTATTGTACCGAGAATTACACAGCGGTAAAGCAACATAGAATACAGTTTTTTACATGCCAATATTAATTCACGTTAGAATTATCCTTTTAAATATGGAGTTATACAGTAACTTCTTGCcacttttaatttcatatacaCAACTAATAACATCACATTGAACACTATTATAACGCAAGGAATCGATTTTTGCCATCAATACAATCAAAGTATATTTACATTGATCTTAAAAATTCTTACTAGATGCCTCCGTTATTGCTACcattatttttttagtttttattgaGATATTGATGCTGAAAGTTAATACAAGTGTGGCAATAGTTGAACAAATCACACCACGCCCGATTCACAGATATCATTCGGGAGTCCTTGGTTTCCGGTGAAATCGATGATAGTTTTGATGACAAGAACCAAAAATGCAATGCTAAAAATTGTTCCAATCAACCGATCCATTACCAGAGCAACGGTTCTGGCCTCAATTTTTGTCTGGTGATGATTAAAACGAGAATTTATTATCAGTAAAAATAgcgaataaaataaaaaatatgaagaattAGATTCATAGATAATTGTTTCTCGAAAAGCTGAGAACATATTCAAGTTTAAGTCACATCAGTGGAACAATATGACTAAAGGTTATTTTTGCTTTCATAATATAGCTTTAACATAATACTTGAGCTATTTTTAAGACAAGTTGAGGATTCAATAGTAGATAGCTGATCAGATTGGACAAAGTAAAGTAGCTTTGTGATAGTGAGGAACAACAACGTCACTCATGAATGACAAAGGTTAATACCTGCGATTAAGGTAACCTGTCGTAGCCACATAAAAGTATGTGCCAACGAATAATCAGGCTGATACAAGGTTATGTGTAATGTGCAGCTATTAAATGAATTGATGAATCGTAAGACACTGCAATATAAAGGTAATGTTATACTTGTCTCATAGGCTAATTTGCGTCTTTTAATTAACATCACAAGCTTCCATAATTCAGCAATTTCCACGATAAATGTAAAGAGAATAGCTCATACCTTCTCCGATCGGCTGACAAGTTTCTCTAGGCTAGCAAATGAAACGCCTTCATCATTTCCATTAGGGCTTGACACCGCTAAATTCGTTGGTGCAATTTCGTCATGGATGGTGCGAATCCTGTCACTGTAAGTGGGAACCGATGTCAATCGAGGTAGATAGTCTAAGAATAATTTCCTCGACCAACGATACTTTAAGGCCAGAATCGCACTATCCCCGTAAGCAATGTTGATATTAACCAATGAGAAAGGTACAGTAGCACAGGCTAATACGAAAGTGAAGGTAAGGTATGCACTCAATATTGGTGATTGCTCGTTTGTTGCCGGTAAGATATCAGCCACTAGAAGCTGAAATACGGTAAGGCCAAGAACCATCGATACACTCAAGGAGATTCTCTCTCCACTATCAGGTGGAGCAACAAAAGTCACAAATGCCATGATGCAAAGGAGGGTCGAAGGTACCATAAGCGTTCTGATGTAGTAAGCTGGGTTACGTTCCAAAATGAGACAAATTACCGGTACACTCACATTGGCAAGAGGAAGGTTCGTTGCGAAGTCAGGTATTTGGAACGTATGGTTATGGCTCGTTATGTTGAGAAACGTCCAATCAGTGCTTTGAAGGGGTTCAAATGAAGGTAACAACTTGCTATTATAAATCATTTTTTCAGTGTGTTGATTTTGAGGGAAGAAGACGAATTGGCAAGCTTGGGTGTCGAACGGAAAGTAGTAAATGCTGTGAAATAAGAAGAACGAATATGTTATCAAATATAAGTAAAACAATTGGCAAATGTACTAAATACCACCATTTTGATAAGTGGAATTACTATTATGATAGAGTGACTCAGCTGGAGTGATTTTCATAGCTGCATGTTGGAACGTTATTGATTTGCTAAAAGTCCAATTATTGCTAGTAATTAGAGTAATAACTAGAGGTATAGTAACAAATTTTTAACATAAGTTTATAGTTAAGCGTTTCTTTGTATTTGAAATGCGATAGTAGTAATTCAagctaatatttttttctttggcatTTAAATCTGCCAGTTTCTCTCTTTCACTCTAATGTGTATAATACGTTTCACGTATCAAACGGCTTTGTACAAATATTATAGAGCAACATAGGCCGGTACAGCCTCAATAAGACCAATGcggaaataaaaataaactcaTAAGCATAACTTACTTAATCGGACACTGTGTTGCCACTACAAGAGGAGTCCCAAGGCTAACGGAACCATCCGAGGTTAACAAAATTGATCCTCTTTCTGGAGAAATGATGCTCAGGGAATCAATATCGAGTCTGCAAATACAAATTCAAATTGAATAAACCTTGCATATTCACATTTAACCTTTATAACTTTATCAGTATTGTGCAGTATGACTGCAGTATACTAATCAAATACTCATTGAAATTTTGTCGTTCAATTCTTGGTTTTTGATAAATGAATAGTAGAAGTAATAACATAACTAATATGAAATTACGAGATAAAACTTTTTTAAACGGGGTAAAAAGCGGGTTTTAGTTTCGAGACAAAAGTTACTTTTTCAAGGAAATTGTTCTAAAAGTAAGTTTTTAGATAAACAGTCGAAGTTTGGAGGTGCAATGTTTGCATAATGTATTTCCCATTTGGCACACGGTAGCTTCTACTAAAGTAAATTGTTTTCTGGAAGATTCGCAAAAGGCCTGTGATGTCCCCTCCCCCGATTTTGTATAGCTTCTTACGACAATGAACTAATTTGCTTCCAAGGCGatgaaggggagggagggatagAACGAGGGACATTTTAAACTTAgttttgtattctttttattaataataataagcaaatatttatagagcgctttatgcaaaggcctcaaagcgcttaaTTGCATTAAGCTTTCATGGAGTGTTTTGTATCGGAATGTTTGCTCTTCCAATCCTGCAAACAGATCGACTCCCCTCGACCatatgccccctcccccttttatGGTAATATCCATTAGGCGAGTGCCAATGCCTGTATATGGGAAGCACGTCTGTACTATGAATTCAGTCTCACATTTTGACTTTAACATTTCACAGGGAAAGATAACCCTTCATTTGAACGGTCTACAATACTCACACATTAGTGATGAAAACATTTGGTATCCATATTTCGTCCATAAAAATAATCACTATATCTTCACCGCCAAACTCAGATGCATTCCAGGAAAGTCGTTCGTCTGTCCATCTCTaagcagtaaaaaaaaatactgttaaaCAAACGACGAGAATAGTTACTTACTACGGGCACAGCCAAATATTGAACTATATCTCATTGAGAATACGTACCATTGGGTTTAATATAGACATGTTGGCCAAAACATGGCCACAGTGCCTTGTAGAACATAATTGTAATGTAACCGAAATAAAATATACGGAGTTGGAATTTAAGAGATATCTCAAATACTGAAAGTAGAGAAGTGAAAAATAGCACAGCTTGTTACATGTTGCTGATATTTCCACCAGACACCAAAATATATCAAACGATTCTCAATTACCATCGTCAACCATGATGCAGTCGTTATAACTTGATCTCGTTCATTCTGTAAAATGAAGATAAAACAAATCcttgaaacaataaaacaatcaaatatttgaaacaatggTAAAATTTTACACCGAAAATTTCCCtatgtaaagaaaaaatataacaaaacaatgttaaaaAGTGTTGAGAGCGTGTACATGTCATTCGGCAACATGATAATCTTTTCATAATAGTAAGGatttaaatcatatatatatatatatatatatatatatatatatatatatatatatattttgtagcgTAAGAAATCAATATAAACAAGATGCTCTTCGCCATTAAAGACAGTTTTCATCCCGAAGAGAGTCAACTAAAACGTGAAAATACAATTATAGGTGTGATCTTCACGTAAATGATTTATATTTGTGCTCACCAGGTCTAGCATTGCATAAAATTGCATCATCATTATTACATGAACAGGGTCATCGGAGTCAAGAACAGGCCTCTCCCTTGCTGAGAAGTTGCCCTGGTTGAGTAGGTAATCTCGAATTCGAGCCTCATTACTCATTGGATATCTGGCCTCTGCTACATCTGAAGGTAGCGAAATGTGACAATGATGTGATTCGACCATTGCAAACTTTGCATAAGGCTGGGTTTGAACAAACTAATcggaattaaaattatttatccAAAGAACGCATAAATGTAGGGTCACTTGTTTTACCCTACGAAACATATAGATTTACGATTTGCGTGCtatttttataaatttgttgTGGAATTGTGGAAGAAAGGCAAATGAGAAATGCATATATCACGGATTTATGTCTGACAAAAaggtattgcaatgatttcaGAACGAAGCAGTGCTTTAGAATACCTATAAATCCACGCCTCATTACATGAGATGGTGATATAGTCACGCCTCAAATTACATTCGGTAATGATAGATTCGCCTCATTACACGAGGTGGTGATATATTCTAGCCTCATTTAACATGAGGTAGTGACATATCTACTCCTCATTTTACATGAGGTAGTGATGATACTTTCACATTTGACATCCACAGATAAAGCCCCTCTCTTTACCTATAGTTATTACAACCAAGCACTTGATATAGAGTGATGGTTTTAATTCATATACAGTGATACAGTGATGATGGATTCACATATCACATTATGTTGAGTGATGATATCTTAATGCCTGACTTAACATTAGGTTGAAGATACATTCACAGAGTGATTAGTCCGTTTTCAttgaaaattgtcaattttattAGTGAATGTTATGCATTCacttaatataaaaaaatttatACTAATGGAGAAACGTACCAAACTGACTCTGGTTCTAAGTAAACGAGCAACCGAAAACTGCGGTTGTCTTTCAATGTCTTATCTTTTAACGTTAGTTTTAACGATAACAAAACGGTAGTAAAGCCTTACCTTGATTTAAAACAAAGATGATAGCAACCGCGCACagcaaataacatgagaaaTACTTCATAGCTACTTAGAAGTAAACTTCAATATCAATTATGGTGTCAAGCCTTTGAATTACAGAGATTCCGCTCTGACAATGCCTACTGATGTGCATTGGTGAAAGGTTTTATCGGAAGTAGTTTTGCTGCCGCAATATTCATACCTAATCAAGCAAACTAGGCATTCACTTTCCATTTTTTCatcaatttaataatatattttcatttttcaaacttGATGAACTTTACAGAAGATTTTCTGCAAACAATGAGTCAGCTTTCTCTCTCTCGCCTGCATGCAATTGTCACAAGACGGTCCAatgtaaactgttttattataaGAAATAAATCATTTTCGTTTTCAATTTCGACGAGTTTtgataaaatagaaaataactGTTTGATGAGAGATCAGTAAATACTTCCCATTAACACATTTTAGCTTTTTCAGGGTACAAATTCTCGATTTTAAATTCAAAGAGAAGTTGTGTAAGGTGTATCGGAGACAAACTGCAGTCTTTCGATATCAGTAACACTATTCACATACAACATATGGTTAGGCCTATATAATAACGGAGTCGTATTTACAAATTTACCTCCCTACATTTATCCACTATGCAACCTCAGTTAACAATACTGAGAGTAACTTAAACCAAATAGTTATGATGGTCATCACATAGTTACTTGTCATTACATCATTTCTTCATGTTGGTGCTAAGAATCAACCATACCAGGTACCACAACAGCGTATCATTAGACGGTGAGTTTCTGGTAACAGCAAGGTGcttataaacatgttatttgtcacatttgtaCAGGGACGTTAAGTTCAAAAGGGATAGATTATTTGGCAAACTTTGCCAGTTTTGTCGTATTTTATGATAAATACAACTGGTTTTAACAGCGTCTGTTTGAAAATGCTCTGCAACTAATTGTACGTGATTCGTAAAGTTTTTACAAATATAGTCAAATATTTGCGCAAACTGAATTCGTTTGTATCAATTTTAAAGGTGGCCGTGTTAGAATATGCTTTCAACAGGATTTTGAAGATTTCTGAAGAAACATCAGGTACTATTATAGTCTATTTTACCAGAAATAACCTCGCATGGAATTCGACGGCGTACCCGTACTCCAGTATATTTTCGTGTACTCATATTATACTTGCAGTTATTGTACTCAGTGGAAATGTCAATAAACCACTCCTCGAATGTGTACTTGCTGTATACCTGTACTCGGAACGCTGAACTCGTACTTACAGGTTTGTTTTCAGACTGAAAGTATGGTAGATGGTTAACACCGGTGTTGGACTAATATTTCTCGCTAAAATATCAATCGTgttaaaaaattttaaattgtcATAATTGTGAAAGAAAGTTATTTCTTACAATAATCTTTATGACGTCATGATCATTGTAATAGTTTACTGTTGCTGCGTCATGTATGATTAGAATCATAATACTCGGCCTTTCATCGATCAATGTATTCATTATCACGATCACTTCATTCCATTATGTGTGAACGCTTGGATTCTCATTATAACTTGTTTGCATCATCTCCAACTAAAATGTAATTTAGCAGGCATCATTTCCGGTCCGATGTAATTaactgtcattttttttttattgaaatcgCAAAACACGGTAAGATCGTAAACAAATAAATCAGTTCACTGTAGCTACACCAAGGCCCAACCAAAGCTAACATCAATTGGATCTCATAGACGAAAAAGATATACACTACTTTCGTTCAGCTACATGAGCCTTCCGAGCCATTACGTGATTTCTTTTATCAGCATGCAAACCGACCTTTATCTACTTTCTAGTAACTTATAATTTGCGTAATAAATAACAGACAATTCAACCGAAATGACCATGCAAACAATTTTACGGAAATAAGACGCCATATAATggctaagaagaaaaaaacagcacaAAATTGTAAACGCAGGCTTCATTTTAATAATGCCAATAAAATCCTCATTTCAAACCTACCTTGTTTGACTTAGCTAAGTTGGTCACCAGTATATGCATCACATACCACTATTAAATATACTTCATGGTTTGGCGATGAGAATTAATTACTAAGTGAGACTTTCAACAACGGATATGAGTCTTTGACACCAAATCGCCTATGTAATTTTAAATatgcacccgatacacacagagaacacagttacctctgttaaattttaaagttttgtaccacagttaaTACTGGACCGTgatataaatcggtagcatgtgctattaagattatagtaagaactgaggatatgtgtaattccaacaaatcaagttgttgggatttgttgggattacacatatcttCAGTTCtgactgtaatcctaatagcacatgctaccgatttttcagatttttcagcacgatccagtatttactgtggtacaaaactttaagttttacaGAAGTTACTGTAAtttctgtgtgaatcggctgaaaTATGACATCTA contains these protein-coding regions:
- the LOC139966274 gene encoding acetylcholine receptor subunit alpha-like isoform X2, which produces MRWTDERLSWNASEFGGEDIVIIFMDEIWIPNVFITNVLDIDSLSIISPERGSILLTSDGSVSLGTPLVVATQCPINIYYFPFDTQACQFVFFPQNQHTEKMIYNSKLLPSFEPLQSTDWTFLNITSHNHTFQIPDFATNLPLANVSVPVICLILERNPAYYIRTLMVPSTLLCIMAFVTFVAPPDSGERISLSVSMVLGLTVFQLLVADILPATNEQSPILSAYLTFTFVLACATVPFSLVNINIAYGDSAILALKYRWSRKLFLDYLPRLTSVPTYSDRIRTIHDEIAPTNLAVSSPNGNDEGVSFASLEKLVSRSEKTKIEARTVALVMDRLIGTIFSIAFLVLVIKTIIDFTGNQGLPNDICESGVV
- the LOC139966274 gene encoding acetylcholine receptor subunit delta-like isoform X1, whose amino-acid sequence is MKYFSCYLLCAVAIIFVLNQDVAEARYPMSNEARIRDYLLNQGNFSARERPVLDSDDPVHVIMMMQFYAMLDLNERDQVITTASWLTMRWTDERLSWNASEFGGEDIVIIFMDEIWIPNVFITNVLDIDSLSIISPERGSILLTSDGSVSLGTPLVVATQCPINIYYFPFDTQACQFVFFPQNQHTEKMIYNSKLLPSFEPLQSTDWTFLNITSHNHTFQIPDFATNLPLANVSVPVICLILERNPAYYIRTLMVPSTLLCIMAFVTFVAPPDSGERISLSVSMVLGLTVFQLLVADILPATNEQSPILSAYLTFTFVLACATVPFSLVNINIAYGDSAILALKYRWSRKLFLDYLPRLTSVPTYSDRIRTIHDEIAPTNLAVSSPNGNDEGVSFASLEKLVSRSEKTKIEARTVALVMDRLIGTIFSIAFLVLVIKTIIDFTGNQGLPNDICESGVV